Genomic segment of Zingiber officinale cultivar Zhangliang chromosome 11B, Zo_v1.1, whole genome shotgun sequence:
TTGTGCCAAAACTACTGAGGCAATAAATGAGGCTGGatgtggtaaaaaaaaaaatcaaaattataaaacGTAGATAAATCAGGCAAATCTTGCGATGCAATTTTTATCCTCCTAACATTATTATCTCATTATTAAGAAATCACTCTTACTACCTAGCATTCATTCTGATAAACAAGCAGGCTGATACATTAAGTTTTGCTGTCAGAATGACAGTGATAATAGCAACGGCTCCTGCGATGATATTAAAGGATGTCGCTCAAAAGAAGCCAATAAAATCATTTATCATACTACATACATAAGCTGAAATAGGGaaaaatttaacataaataacTCCATGCATTCAGGTTGTAAACATCTTTCATTGGTATGATGCATCACGGTCTAACTATGTTTGCTTGCACCACCAAGTAATAAAAGGCAGTATATATATAAATTCCTAGTTTGTTGCATTaatttattcttcttcttcagcTTCCTCAAGCCAGTTGACGAATGACTCCAGGGCTTTCACAAAGGTTTGCCTGCCCAagtttgtaaaaagtgataataATTATTGTAAAGTTCAATTATTCCTGAAGTACATCATCAGCTAAGccaaaatcatttttattatAATGACAAATTTTGCAATTTTGTTTTTCTGGAAACGACACAACCTTTACAAGGGGACCGGATCCTCTGGACCACTTTTTACGGTCCAAGGGATGATCCCTTTACATACATTGGTAGGATAAATGATCTCCACTTATAATATAGATGGGGATCATTCATCCCCATCAATATATGCAAAGGGATCATCCCCTGGACTGCAAAAAGTGATCCAGAGGATTTGCTCTCCTTCCCCATTCATCCCCATCAATATATGTAAAGGGATCATCCCCTGGATTGTAAAAAGTGATCCAGAGGATCTGCTCTCCTTCCCCATTCATCCCCATCAATATATGTAAAGGGATCATCCCCTGAACTGTAAAAAATGGTCCAGAGGATCTGCTCTCTTTTACAAGTGATGTCTGATGATAACTAAGTACATACAGATAGCTACTGTTCCAACTACATGAAACTATATgaatcttctcttctttttttgtcACTCTCTACCTTTTACACTTTTATTTAGTAAATTCACTCTTTTAACAATAAAATTCATTAATAGTCGTACTCATACCATCTCAAGTaactatcaattaaaattttctagaGATCACTTATTGCACTCAAATATCATTAACAGAGTACACCTAAGTACTATCAAATATTATGTAATTTATCATTAAAACAAgcaataaataggaaataatcaaGGCTCTCATTTTAGCATTTTTAACAAACATAATTTTAACCAAAGAGATAAAAAGAGGGAAAAAGAAGAGTGCTGCACCTGCCCTTTGGGTTTGCACCTTTACGAAACCAATGAAGAACAGTATCCTCTGCAAGTACATCTTGCTCATAGAGAGATCTTATAATTTCTGGAAAAAGTTTCATCAATTTGGTATCCTCGTAGCATTGGATTTGAACCTTGTACATTAGTTCCAATTCCAATTTCCCACTGGTACAAAAAACATTCAGAAGCCCTGCCCAAGTTTTCACCTGCACATGTTGCAGATTTGAATGACCAATATAATTGTGATATGTAAATTGGCACTCACAGGTCTATCCAAATTACAAGAAGATTATAAATTGTGAATAGCCCATATAAATCAGGATTTCAGCATGCATCATACATGTTAGAATACTTAATATCACATGTTTGGGCAGCCGGTACTCATACCTTTAGTGGTTGAAAACAGACAGTTATATCATTTAATCTTAAATGAGCCAGGAAGTTTAAGAGCATCAGATTCCTAATTAATGTTGTAGTCATTGGTTTGACTGCCATGCTGCTTTTTCCTCTTAGCGATTCTTCCATGATTAAACAGGCTAATGTCTTAGCTGGCCCAAAACATGCACCCTATTGCAGTGACTAGTTGCTATATTCTGTGCTCATGCGAGACTAAAAGATCTTCAAATTGAAGTAATTGTGAAAATAAGCAAAAAATTAATACTCAGAAGATCAGTGTAATTAGAGAAACATTCACATGTTCCAGAAACTCTCAACTTGACAATAAACAACCACAGAGAACAAATAGGATACACCCTTTTCCATTCCCATATTAGTCTGCAAGGTGACAAATTCTGGTGAATCAATTTCGTCTCTATCTGCAAACCAGTGAGACCATAAGGAACTCTACACTAGTTTAGCAATTTTGACACGTGGCAAAACACAATATTGTATCTTATGACATTTCATGCTTTTCTACGACATAGATGACACTAATCATTGAGGTAGAATGTTAGGAGGTTGAATGGAATGGAATGACATTGGTTCATTCCCTCCATGATTATTTTCCAATGTTTGTATGAACTATTTGAGGTGAAATTAACATTCCAAGGGACACACTATTTTATTCCACTCATTACATAGTTAGGTGAAATGATCATTCCCTGCTATTTATCATCCTAAAtacaaaaataaagataaataaaatagaCTGGCCAAACTGGTTTTGGTAGGCCAAGCAAACCAAGTTGCTCAATGTACAGGGTGGATCAGACATAATGACGATCCAAAAATTGAGAACCAATTCATAAATTTCTATTAAAATTTTACACTTTTATgaattctttgatttttttttttagaaggggagccttggcgcaatggtaaagttgttgccatgtgaccaaaacgGGTTCAAATATTAGAAACAGTCTCTTGTAAAAAAAGTagagtaaggctgcgtacaatggatccttccctgggGCCCCACATGGtgagagcttcgtgcaccgggttgtctttttttttttatgaattctttgatttttgagtttttaaaagtttGTTACATTTTTAGAGATAAACATTCTACGAGTTGGTTATAATATTTAGAGATAAATTAGGCTTCTCAAAATGACCTAATATTATTTCGAGACTTTGGGATCCATGTTTAGTAACATTTCTCTTCAATGAATCgagaatttgaattttttttccacAGTACAATTTTTTAAGCTGCATCACATGGTCGAAAGACCAGGTAACTGGGTGGCTAAGGTGAATTGATGAGCTGGACAGTTCAGGAAACCAGGTAACACAGACTGCAGGAGCAGATGTTGCCAATCTGGCATGCCAGATAAACCAAGCTGACTGGATGAGCCTAGTGGATTAAAAAAAAGGTGAACTTGGTGGCTTGGAAAGTTTGAACATTACACCCTTGTTAGTAGATTAGGACAGATCGAGATATCAAATTTGCCTAATAGACCAAACGTAGCATTAGCATCAATCATGTCACTTGTCAAGCCATTCCATTAATATGCAACCAAACAAAGAATTGGAACGGATTATTCCACTTATCATTACATTCAACCCAAACCTATTTGCATTCTCATTAAATTCCATTTTCTCCTACCAAATATAACCTTAGTTTATCATGCAAGCTATATCCTACTATTACAAGTACCATCAACTTGAGGCAAGTAAGCTTCATCAAAAAACTATCAAACAAATAAGTGAACAGTTTAACATAAGTAGCACCCAAGCATCTATATATAGGTTTGCGAACTTCAAAGGGAAGAAATAATAGAGAATTACTTGGCGAAGGGCAACATTTGCATTTTGTTGCTGGTTTTTACCAGACCACTGAACAGCGTCCATTATCACATCCCATAAAATGCGAACAACTTCAACATCTGGCAAGTTAGCAACTTTAACATGCTGTTTTGCAGTTTCTATTACTTCAGATACATCAGTTTCTTCTGCAATCTGAGTTGTTAAGGCTGTTTTCATTTCCTTCAGCTTCACCTCAAATATTTTCTTCTCATGGTACTGAACCAGAGCTGGCAATCCTTCTCTCCTGGGAAAAACGTTCtttttaagaaaaggaaaacatTATTTAATAGGAGTAAATGTTTAACATGTTAGAATTATTTTCATCAATGATGCACCTGTGACCAATATTATAATAAAGGATCTCAACAGAATTCTACAGTTAATATTTTCTGTATGATTATACTAGATCAGTCAATTCATATGTGAATTCTTTGCAAACTATAAAATAAGAActcgatttgatttgatttgatttatttgagaTTCACTAAAAACATAAGCCCAAAAATATAAGCAACTTATCCAGAGTACAGCTAAAATATATTAACCACTCAAGGCAGAAGTGACTTACATGAAATGCTCAGAAAGACATTCATCATTATGCCGTCCAGGAGGGAAAAAATCAAGGAGATTGTCCTCCATTTTACCACGCTTCAAAAGTGCTATAAGATCATCTAAGCTGTTATCGACCAAATATTCCCGAAAGAATATAGTAATAAATGGAAGAACTAGCCCCTTGGCCACAAGATTGTCCTTAAACAATGGCTGGAAAACTGTCTCAGGAGGAAGGCCTGACAGCTTCTGAGAGAATGTAAGGGCTGTAAAGAGAGCAAGCTTCTGCCTCTCATTCTCCTCAAAGAGCTCCAAGGACTGAAGGAATTTTCGCATAACATTTTCAAGGTTCTTAATCAAAAAGGGCCTTCGCCGCAAAATTTTCTGTATGTAGAGAACGGAAGGTAAGATAGTTTCCCGTTTAGGCTGGCAATCCAAGACTGAGTAGGGATGTCTCTCCCCTTCATCAGATTTTATTGTACCAGGTTGAGTTCGGCCACCAGTGAAGACGACCTACAATAATAACAGTGAATTGAATTTTTGAGTGCCAAAGCAGCAAGATAACAAGTACAGAGAAAGGACAGTAAATTGAAAATGGTTGCCTCAATTCCGCAGcattatcaaatatatatgcaaaAAGCTGGTTATGAATTCTCAAATTATATTATCTCATAATAACCAAAATACTAAGGACAGTTAACATTTCCCATAGTGAATTATATTTTGCAAACATGCTACCGTTAGATATTGATGACCTTAAGAACAAATTATTTCTTATGCAGTAAGATATTTTGCCtaattaggggtgtaatcgagccgagccgaattcttgaatgtttgagcttggctcgttcataatcgagtcgagctcgaactttatttaacgaatatatttatggctcacgagcttattcgagtttttatcgagcctaaacgagcttaataaatataaattataaatttaaatatttattaaaaactaaattatatatttagaaaaattataatattcttattaaaatttacaattttattctaataaataaatttaatatattcataagcagagtgtaaaatatataaattcaatatcaaaactattatttttttcatttaacaGTTGATTTATGAGTTTACTAACGAACATATTCACCAACTAACGAACCGAGTATTGCGAGCTTCATTAAACAAGCTCAAATGAGCTTTTATCAGattgagcttcgaatagctcatgaacGGCTTGGTTTAATTATGTGACAAAAGGagaaatcgctcgcccccagcgcccccgccgcacccgacccaaATTTTAGTGGGGAATGATTAATTCCAAGAAACCgcaattgtcaaaaaaaaaaaaaaaaaacaaggataCACCTACAAACAAGAATCAACATGCAAAACTTAAATCGTCAGTTATCAGACACAAGAAATTAAATGATAGGAGATTGCCTCAAAAAAAGTGTCACCGTATCTTGAAAAATTCAGATCTGAAGATTCAACGTTCTTTGCAACAAGTTCCTGCAGAAGAATTCgaaatataaatcaaaatataaCAAAAGGGAAAAAGTAGAAAAAAGAAAGTTCCAGATCCAAACTGATTCTACAAAGTTCGAAACCACTAACTAAAATAATTAAATGGAGAATCAGACACAAGTCAAAATCATAATTCCTAGATACATCCAAGAATAACTCCAAAAAAAAACATACATTGACATCATAAATATGCGAAAAAATGAAGCCATAAAAAAGAATGATGTACAACACAATTAAGGGAGTTATTTTCAATAGCCAAGTGTTTAGCATCACAAATTGAGAAAGTTGAGTACAATACTGTGTAAACATGACTCCTAACAGAAAAGGAAATCCTGACTCCTCTATGTTGCTATAAATAACGTACCAGATCACCAGCATTCTCCAGATATATCTGGACCACTGCATCTGCAAAAGCTGCAGGGTCCAGAGGAGCAGCTATATTTCGTTTGCGGGTCTTTATCCGAGTGCCACTGTATATTGAAACAATCATGATTTACCATCCTTGGAAATCAGGTTAAACAAAATGGTAATAGTGGATACAGAAACTTTCAGATTGTATGATTATCATAACAAAATGAGTGCAAGAATGCAAATTCATAACAGTAGGAAAATACATCATACACGTTCATAATAGTCTCAAATATGTGAGGCTACTacaattttttgtttgtttgtgtttTTCTAGTGTCTATACAAAAGGTCTGAATCCTGCAAAACATAACCACCTTCATCGGTGTTTTTGCATAAGCGCTTTATCCTCATATTGGACTATACAATTAATCATTGTTGTGACCATGGTTTGCAAAATCACGATCCGGATGGTAAGATTTGGAAGCACTAAATCGATCCGGATCAGTTAGGATCGGGTTTTGTAGTGGAATCTGAGCAGGATCGTACAGGATAGGTGGGATTGGTATGATTCTATGATCCTACGATTCTATAcattgagaggtcataacttttgactcgggttGAATCACGGGGCATAccatatatatcaaattaaagcttGTTCATAGATCTACATTTATTACCAGGTGTAATTCGTAAGCGCCTAGTCTTAAGCCAAAAAAACATCGTTTAAAATCTTTTCGGAGGCTCCTAACAATTTTTGTCATTGTATTAgggttatttttgtcttttgcATAGCAAGGATTTTGAGACTATTTAAAACATTTATTTAGCTGATATTCGATAGTTTTGATCCACACAAATATTTTCTTTCATTATTTTCCCCAAAATTATGCAAGTCTTGAGAAGATTGTTTCTGGCATTTATGTTTGAATCAATGGAATCAATATCCAATCCCACCTATCCGATCTTGACCGATCTAATCTTGACCCCAAATTAGTCTTGCGTAGGATCACAATGATCGGCAGGATCAGATCGGTTAGGATCGGATTTTTAGGGTCTGGAGCCTTTGGGCAAAAAAAATGGGGCTACAAGATGGCCCAAGTCAACTGATGTAACAAAAACTATTGATTCCATTTATTTGAACACGAATGTCAAAAAAAATCTTCTAAAGACCTATTGATTCAACAAAATACAAGGAAATAGGTATctaaacaaatattttaaatactCTCAAAAACCTAACTCTACATAAAATAATCTCAAATATAATGTATGAGCCTACAAAAAGGCTTTAAACAACGCTTTTTTGGTCCAAGACTGGTCGTTATGGGGTGTAACTCCATAACAAATATCGATCTATGAATGAGCTTTGGTTTAATATATTATGAACTCTGTGATTCaacccgagtcaaaagttatcaGCTCTTAATGTGTAGAATTATGATTCTACCGATCCTAACCGATCCTACCGACCCTACTCCGACTTCACTACAAAACACAATTCTAAATGCTCCCGGATCATTTTGGTACTTCCGTATCATACGATCTTACAATCCGGATTACAATTTTGCAAACCATGGTTGCAACTATCATTCAAGATTATTTACTCATTCAACATATGGGGAAATGATGCATAGGAGGATTTATGTGCCACTAGTAGTGTTTTGCCAAAGTTTGCTACGCATATTCTTAAAAACAAATGGTAAATAAGTTCTCAAATTGATCATCAGTAAGAAGCAAGTTCTTTCCAGTTTAAGATACCATATAAAATTCCAGAAATATTTACtaccaaataactaaaacaattgtAGTAAAATTCACAACATCAATGAGTTGCACACAGTCTATGGAACCATTttatgacaattttttttttcatagtatacccaaaaaaaaacaaatcatccTTGCtacaactatttttaaaattaagttatcaAGTCTTCCGTACCAAATGCTACATTAACTAACTCCTAACAACAGCAATCCCCTGATACTATGATAAATATGACTTAAGTGGCATAACTTAGACCATCCATCAAAATCAAATCGTAATATGATCCTCCCACATCAATcccagcaaaaaaaaaaatgatcctaAGACAATAATGCAAACAAAATTAAAGGAAGGAAAACAGATTAGCATACCCTAGAGTGGGTTTCTCCTTCGAGCTGCAAAATTATCCAAACAGAAACAGATTAGATATTGCAGACTAACAGAACATCAACAAGAATTTCTACAACAAAAGCACCGAAAAATATAAGCAACTTTGAGAGCCAAAAATTCGTAGGATGCACAGCAACAAAGGGAAAAAGACAACCCGAGAGAGTTCGCAGTCAATGAATACGAGAAAATGAGCCATAACGTCATGAATCTAATAGCAGAGGAAGATCGGGTGTTTAACAGATCGATAAAAGCCCCTAAGACCAAGATAGAAAGCCAAATCCGAACTGGAAAGCAGGCGATCCACCACACTATCGTGATCTAAAACAGAAATCAATAAAACGACCCTCAAAAAACAACAAATACGAACTGGAAAGGGGAAAACAAAGCTTAAATCACAAATATTACCTCATAAACCACGACGGAATAACTCGAGGCGACTTCGATCGACGAGCGGAGCGAACAAGAGAAGGCGATGGAATGGAAGATAAGTGAGTAGATATTTTTCTTTAGTCGTgttcatttatttttaattaaaatagatTAATCATGATACAGATACTCAGatgtatatcaaaaataatttagcgtaaaatatgttttatttaaattatatatttcatAATTGACACGGGAATAAATAGTAAAGGAGACCTATTAcgttttaaattaatatatttcataaTTGTCAATTCAATTTGCaaacaatcattttaaattaatggacaaaatTAGACCGATTTggttaaaaacattaaaaagtaGTATCATAACAAATAATCCATAACCAGAATGAGTCTAGGCACTTAGGAAGAAGGATATCTCTATTTTTGATGATTTTagagatgtaaatgagtctagGCACTTAGGAAGAAGGAACTTCACATATTAAGGAGCAACCAGAATCGTATATTTGAATGTCTATACTCAACCTTAACTTCTTCATATTTTACTATAAGCTTTCAATAGCTCTTAGCGCTTATGATTTTTATGATTGTTTAAAACTTCGAAGAGATAAATAGCAGCGGAATACAGAAAAGAGAAACAAACAATGCTAATAAATCCAAAtcttacttggttcagaacctgtGACGATTTCTACTCAAAGATTTACATGTGAAAGTATTTTCGTTGGACATTCACTAGTTAATCGGAAAGTTACAAAAgcgaatttataatttaagtacaagtaactttaaaattaaacaaTACCGACGACTTAAAAGTGGATCTTGAACGTAGTCATCATCGGAGTAGCTTTCGGTCATTATAGAGCCTTTTTCAGAGCAGCACGCAGAAGCggaagatgtttggaatgatgtACTGAACCTGCTGGTCGAACACTCCTTTTATAGCTCCATCCAGGTGCTTGGATTCCCTCTCGGACACTTGGACTGTGCTGACATGGCGAATTCTCGTCGAACTTCATCCTCAAATTATATCCACGTCTGGACGCCCAGACCTCCTCCAGGCGGTTGGACCGCTGATGTAGATCGACAAGTCGCCCCGCTCCAGCTCAACGCGATGATGAGTTTTTAGCTGTTCGGGCGCCTGAAGCAACTCCGAGTGCCCGGACTGCCCGAGTGCATGGCCAAGCACCCGCCCGGGAGTGCTCCTTTGTCGAAGTTTGCCCAGGCGCTTGTTCGAGCGCCTGGACCAACTTTTTCCAGATCCTTCtttctgcaaaatagagttagtccaaacaataatatataaagcaaaaaaaaaaatacttaacagCCTCCAGACTGTCCGGTCCTGATTTTAAATTTCACTGAAATTTTAGGTCGGACCGACACTTACTGTTCTCTCttaggggaacgcgtcctcacctactcttcttAGGAGAATTTACTTTTTTCCAAACCAATGCTCtagaccgtttggacttttgctcaatgtctgagacatcaggacttcatgttggacgtccgaTCCCTTACCCGTCTAGTCTTCCGCCTGATATATGTGACCCCCAGGAATTTCACCTAGCATCCTTGACCTTAGGATTTCACCCAATGTCCTCGACTTGCCAAGGCTTTGTCCAGTCCCTcagactaggacttcattgcctaaccacaactagggctttccaccttttgcctagcctcaactagaacTTTCACTTTgcttaagatcacttaggacttgcCTGCACATTTAGTTCAACTTCTTAGAACAATAAATAATcttaattttgaatcctttgccataatcaaaacttatgttCGATCATCTGATGCTTCTTATACCAACACTTGCCACCTTAGCGGCACAAATTTTATGAACTTTGAAAAACTAGGATGCTCCATCATCTCCCTTAAATAGTTACTGTTCTACTAAGCGTATAGTTGGATAAAGAAGGAGGATTCTTGAAGATAAGTCAAACAAAAGGCAGAGCATTTCCTTAGGCCTAGAAAGTAGATTAAACTTTCATTCTTACAAGGAACTTACAAATTAGGAAATTACAGACTAGGAAATTGCAAACTGTAAATTAGGAAATTACAAACTACAAAATACTTTCATGATTACAAACTTGAGGTTACAGGAAAAGGTGTTGCTAGTTGAGGGTGCTGAGGGGATGATGAGGCACACTACTATGGGtggttgatgtgcgtagattatatatacttatttagtatgttttgacgcacattcatatattttatacatgctttgtctacgtatctTCATACTCTTagtcttactttcagcataattactattCTTTGTTCAGAGATTTACTCATGTGTATTTTTTGCTTATAGGAGTCGAATGTGGAGAGGAAACAATGTTCATGGTCAATCTTGTCAACAAAGGAAGGAAGACAACattggccatgtgagccacacgtccatgccaaagaagcaaggaggaaaatgACCTTGGTTGTGTGGTGCAGACATGCCGTGTAGCTTCACCAGAGG
This window contains:
- the LOC122033358 gene encoding protein krasavietz-like; the protein is MSSKEKPTLGGTRIKTRKRNIAAPLDPAAFADAVVQIYLENAGDLELVAKNVESSDLNFSRYGDTFFEVVFTGGRTQPGTIKSDEGERHPYSVLDCQPKRETILPSVLYIQKILRRRPFLIKNLENVMRKFLQSLELFEENERQKLALFTALTFSQKLSGLPPETVFQPLFKDNLVAKGLVLPFITIFFREYLVDNSLDDLIALLKRGKMEDNLLDFFPPGRHNDECLSEHFMREGLPALVQYHEKKIFEVKLKEMKTALTTQIAEETDVSEVIETAKQHVKVANLPDVEVVRILWDVIMDAVQWSGKNQQQNANVALRQVKTWAGLLNVFCTSGKLELELMYKVQIQCYEDTKLMKLFPEIIRSLYEQDVLAEDTVLHWFRKGANPKGRQTFVKALESFVNWLEEAEEEE